The Chryseobacterium nakagawai genome has a segment encoding these proteins:
- a CDS encoding T9SS type A sorting domain-containing protein gives MKKITTFLIGLTAPFYFAQQAGDLVSAEQKLDLTPQGVINFIANNLGEQNAPDFVNYLNGFNVGLKGYKITYYTKNENNILVKATGLLMYPNVNMKLSTVVSDHGTTDSRHNVPSNFKGTLTAGFVVELSYVLNGYILMAPDYVGMGDGDGVHPYVDYATEAGATIDFVTAANKALAQLGVKRYDEYFLAGYSQGAHAAMSTLKRLNVSNPGNLKFKYAYMGDGPYDMSETTLKKGVLEKDIYPFSSFLANVLHSCNNTGYKTYTNDISEVISAEYLDKYNYHVVQDNGGLLWGPFLWRKMFTTNFVNDVTNNPNHTFRQCLKPKDVYDWYNKTPMTLGHSTVDLAIPPENTSKTIDVQRGYYAWWDLNKYKLDSFYWGPIGHVGGIVPFVLASNAKFNTLRSGGLFNQWAVVGSIFGKQSTASSSETPTLFSSQIKPDLGNMQLIEVTDFNTENAGSRSANDRSLTTLKDGVYLLKVSENHKDKMLPYIKNSPKEVAESEVVQSENNSVLKLKIDENELSAVHIFDENKNLVQTISKDQYQENNGISLQDLDAQKYTFEIVTSYYNLQFNKNIGSNKLENRTDIFAQNKQIRARANNNIKNISIYSISGTLLLQQEVNSQQFESKNMEQGVYVVQMTLSNGKTINKKVKL, from the coding sequence ATGAAGAAAATAACAACTTTTTTAATAGGACTTACAGCTCCATTCTACTTTGCTCAACAGGCAGGAGACCTTGTAAGCGCCGAACAGAAACTGGATTTAACGCCGCAGGGAGTTATTAATTTTATTGCCAATAATCTTGGTGAACAAAATGCCCCGGATTTTGTAAATTATCTGAATGGGTTTAATGTGGGTTTAAAAGGATATAAAATAACCTATTATACCAAAAATGAAAACAATATTCTTGTAAAAGCAACAGGTCTGCTGATGTATCCTAATGTCAATATGAAACTTTCCACCGTAGTTTCCGACCACGGAACTACTGATAGCAGGCATAATGTTCCTTCCAATTTTAAAGGAACCCTGACAGCCGGATTTGTTGTAGAGCTTTCTTATGTTCTCAACGGCTACATTTTAATGGCTCCCGATTATGTAGGAATGGGTGACGGAGATGGTGTACATCCTTATGTAGATTATGCTACTGAAGCGGGTGCTACGATTGATTTTGTTACTGCAGCTAATAAAGCACTGGCCCAATTGGGAGTAAAACGCTATGATGAATATTTCTTAGCAGGCTATTCACAAGGGGCTCATGCAGCAATGTCTACTCTAAAAAGGCTGAACGTTTCCAATCCCGGCAACCTGAAATTTAAGTATGCTTATATGGGAGACGGACCTTACGACATGTCGGAAACCACTTTAAAGAAAGGTGTTTTAGAAAAAGATATTTATCCGTTTAGTTCCTTCCTGGCCAATGTTCTTCACAGCTGTAACAATACAGGATATAAAACATATACTAATGATATTTCGGAAGTTATTTCCGCAGAATATCTTGACAAATACAATTATCATGTTGTTCAGGACAACGGAGGTCTGCTGTGGGGACCGTTTCTATGGAGAAAAATGTTCACAACCAATTTTGTGAATGATGTGACCAATAATCCCAATCATACATTCAGACAATGTCTGAAACCTAAAGATGTATACGACTGGTATAATAAAACTCCTATGACGCTAGGCCATTCTACAGTAGATTTAGCCATTCCACCTGAAAATACTTCCAAAACTATTGATGTACAACGTGGTTATTATGCATGGTGGGATCTGAATAAATATAAACTGGACTCTTTCTACTGGGGACCTATCGGGCATGTAGGAGGTATTGTTCCATTTGTTCTGGCTTCTAATGCCAAATTCAACACCTTAAGAAGCGGCGGTCTTTTTAATCAATGGGCTGTAGTGGGCTCTATTTTTGGAAAACAGTCAACAGCATCTTCATCAGAAACGCCTACTCTATTTTCCTCCCAGATAAAACCTGACCTCGGAAATATGCAGTTGATTGAAGTTACTGATTTCAATACAGAAAATGCTGGCAGCAGATCAGCAAATGATCGTAGCTTAACCACTCTAAAAGATGGTGTATATCTGTTAAAAGTATCGGAAAACCATAAGGATAAAATGCTTCCATACATCAAGAATAGTCCTAAAGAAGTGGCTGAAAGTGAAGTTGTACAATCGGAAAACAATTCAGTTTTAAAATTAAAGATTGATGAGAACGAACTTTCAGCGGTTCATATTTTTGATGAAAACAAAAATCTGGTTCAAACGATTTCCAAAGATCAGTATCAGGAAAACAATGGCATCAGCTTACAAGATCTGGATGCACAGAAATATACATTCGAAATAGTGACCTCCTATTATAATCTGCAGTTCAATAAAAATATTGGAAGTAACAAACTGGAAAACCGTACAGATATCTTTGCTCAGAACAAACAGATCAGAGCCAGAGCTAATAATAATATTAAAAATATCAGCATATACAGTATCTCAGGAACTTTACTCCTTCAGCAGGAAGTGAATTCGCAGCAATTCGAATCAAAAAATATGGAACAGGGAGTTTATGTAGTACAAATGACTCTTTCCAATGGAAAAACAATCAATAAAAAAGTTAAACTATAG
- a CDS encoding TonB-dependent receptor plug domain-containing protein, which produces MVPNDPRFPFKTQIFTFLFLTAFSTAQSQDRSATVSFEIKNNHSEPATDSEIKILSAKTIYSASTNDKGVAVISAIPGQYTIEIHKNNIVQYSGKISITKPEVFTFSLADKINSIEEVIITAKESQGLTSSSIINQRAMQHLQPSSFTDLLELLPGGRSGDPVLNQVNKITLRETGNPGNDYNTSAMGTTFLVDGAPLNSGANLQYTYDFLDKSNNGLKRRLNLTSGVDMRSISTDQIEKVEILRGIPSVIYGNLTSGIVKITNKSGYTPWKSRFKADGYSKLFAISKGFEDKEQNLKINAGIDYLNAKSDPRDQLENYKRITANFALAKEKQRNHGIFRWQTHLSYTGSLDGSKTDPDVDLSQLNSYEVNNHLVSLSNVFNYIKTEPSFYRSTEIQATVNQRFDKIKQTKFIQLENATAFPLSRTEGEYDGYYPEARYISDYTVDGKPLDIFVKMVNNFQWNFKAVKNEINTGFDWQLSKNWGQGQLFDVYKPIDPKATFRPRAYRDVPAYSTSALFLETISTANLGQHQLALALGLRGNSMLNLPTQFKMNGKVYLDPRINLQWNLPEFSLMHKKAQLALTLGYGKQSLFPDLNLLYPELIYKDIQQLNYFHSNQNYRRVNYKTMIYNPQNPEIEPAVNEKFETRIDFTFGLHQLSVTVFKEKMHSAFRSMNEYAGYQYKKYDTSALNHETITSPPDVNTLPYQLMTENFMYSAQRNGSKIDKEGVEFQYSSNRIPVINTRFTLSGAWFRTKYGNSLPVYKRPDLLINGRPYPYLGLYNGMEPNSVNEILNTNLMMDTYIPKLDLIFSTSFQFSWYSMRKLDPMNGIPSHYVDQNGNIFPFDPGIARETILERLIIPQNEDRYNATRRPLEANLNLKVTKSFRNKTVIVSMFANRLFSYYAPYSVNGFTINRKGTYDPYFGMEINFNL; this is translated from the coding sequence ATGGTACCAAACGATCCTCGATTCCCTTTTAAAACACAAATTTTCACATTTTTATTTCTCACTGCATTTTCAACAGCTCAATCGCAAGACAGGTCTGCGACTGTTTCATTTGAAATAAAAAATAATCATTCTGAACCGGCTACCGATTCAGAAATTAAAATTCTATCCGCTAAAACTATATACTCCGCCTCTACCAACGATAAAGGTGTTGCGGTTATTTCTGCTATCCCCGGTCAGTATACTATTGAAATTCATAAAAATAATATCGTTCAATATTCTGGTAAGATTAGCATCACAAAACCTGAAGTATTTACCTTTTCACTGGCAGACAAAATCAATTCCATTGAAGAAGTGATTATTACAGCCAAAGAAAGTCAGGGGTTAACTTCATCTTCTATCATCAATCAGCGTGCTATGCAGCATTTGCAGCCCTCCAGTTTTACAGATCTTCTGGAGCTTCTTCCGGGAGGACGATCCGGAGACCCTGTCCTGAATCAGGTGAATAAAATAACGCTTCGTGAAACAGGTAATCCTGGTAATGATTACAATACTTCTGCCATGGGAACTACATTTCTGGTAGATGGTGCTCCATTGAACTCCGGGGCTAACCTTCAATATACCTATGATTTTTTAGACAAGAGCAATAACGGACTGAAAAGACGGCTCAATCTAACAAGCGGTGTAGATATGCGAAGCATTTCAACAGACCAGATTGAAAAAGTGGAGATTCTGCGTGGGATTCCTTCAGTAATTTACGGAAACCTTACCTCCGGAATTGTTAAAATCACCAATAAATCAGGATATACCCCATGGAAATCCAGATTTAAAGCAGACGGTTACAGTAAACTATTCGCTATTAGCAAGGGATTTGAAGATAAGGAGCAAAACCTAAAAATCAATGCCGGAATTGATTATCTGAATGCTAAATCTGATCCAAGAGACCAGCTGGAAAACTATAAAAGAATTACAGCCAATTTTGCTTTAGCAAAAGAAAAACAACGCAATCATGGCATATTCAGATGGCAGACCCATTTGAGTTATACAGGTTCACTGGATGGCTCAAAGACCGATCCGGATGTAGATCTATCTCAATTAAATTCATATGAAGTCAACAATCATTTGGTAAGCCTTTCGAATGTATTTAATTACATAAAAACAGAACCTTCTTTTTACAGATCAACAGAGATTCAGGCAACAGTCAATCAAAGATTTGACAAAATAAAACAAACCAAATTTATCCAGTTGGAAAACGCCACTGCTTTCCCACTTTCAAGAACTGAGGGTGAATATGACGGTTATTATCCTGAGGCGCGATACATTTCAGACTATACGGTAGATGGTAAACCGCTTGATATTTTTGTAAAAATGGTTAATAACTTCCAATGGAATTTTAAAGCTGTAAAAAATGAAATCAACACAGGATTCGACTGGCAATTAAGTAAAAACTGGGGTCAGGGACAATTATTTGATGTTTATAAGCCCATAGATCCTAAAGCCACCTTCAGACCACGCGCCTATCGTGATGTTCCGGCCTATTCTACTTCTGCTTTGTTTTTAGAAACGATCAGCACGGCAAATCTTGGTCAGCATCAGCTGGCATTAGCATTGGGATTAAGAGGAAACTCAATGCTCAATCTTCCTACTCAGTTTAAAATGAACGGAAAAGTATATCTGGACCCAAGAATCAACCTTCAATGGAATCTTCCGGAATTCAGCCTGATGCATAAAAAGGCTCAACTTGCATTAACATTAGGCTATGGTAAACAGAGTTTATTCCCGGACCTTAATCTGCTATATCCGGAATTGATTTATAAAGATATCCAGCAACTCAATTATTTCCATTCTAATCAGAATTATAGAAGAGTGAACTATAAAACGATGATCTATAATCCTCAGAATCCGGAAATAGAGCCTGCTGTCAATGAAAAGTTCGAAACAAGGATCGACTTTACCTTTGGGCTTCATCAATTATCCGTAACTGTTTTTAAGGAAAAGATGCACAGCGCATTCCGGTCTATGAATGAATATGCTGGCTATCAATATAAAAAATACGATACCTCTGCTCTTAACCACGAAACCATAACTTCTCCACCGGATGTCAACACACTTCCCTATCAGCTTATGACAGAGAACTTCATGTATTCTGCCCAGCGAAATGGAAGTAAAATAGACAAGGAAGGGGTAGAATTTCAATATTCTTCCAACAGAATTCCTGTCATTAATACAAGATTTACATTGAGTGGTGCCTGGTTTCGTACAAAGTATGGGAACAGCCTGCCAGTCTACAAAAGACCTGATCTATTGATTAACGGGAGACCTTATCCTTATCTTGGCCTTTATAATGGAATGGAGCCTAATTCTGTAAACGAAATACTGAATACAAATCTGATGATGGATACCTACATTCCAAAGTTGGATCTGATCTTCTCTACCTCTTTCCAGTTTTCATGGTATTCGATGAGAAAACTAGATCCGATGAACGGAATTCCAAGCCATTATGTAGATCAAAACGGTAATATATTCCCATTCGACCCTGGTATAGCCAGAGAAACCATTCTTGAAAGATTGATTATTCCTCAGAATGAGGACCGGTATAATGCTACCAGAAGACCATTGGAAGCCAATCTTAATCTTAAAGTAACCAAAAGCTTCAGGAATAAGACTGTTATTGTTTCCATGTTTGCCAACAGACTTTTCAGTTATTACGCTCCTTATAGCGTTAATGGATTTACGATCAACAGAAAAGGGACTTATGATCCGTATTTCGGAATGGAGATCAATTTCAATTTATAA
- a CDS encoding patatin-like phospholipase family protein — MKKFLLLGTVIFSLFLKSQQINDSLNIRLQNVTKDTKFGLALSGGGAKGFAHIGILKMIDSLGIKVDYITGTSMGGILGGLYAMGYNADELKKTIYKVDWNRILSNKIPYSKVNISEKDEYDKYILEFPVVKGVPTLPSSYIEGQYMGEVLNTLTFNAKHINDFSKLRIPVELTSSDIENGGLIMQKKGSLPLAIRSTLAIPAAFAPVYIDGKLLVDGGLDRNYPANEVRQMGADFVIGGYTGFRLFTKKEIENPMKMIYQTHAIRSVEDFKHQKALSNILVDFVDPLGDITTKDFARFRRIIKIGEVEARKHLPEFVALAEAQKRLGIKYEHEKIEEVKLPTTKFTFNEENGTPLSDEVEIAVIKKELGLTEGKYYDVKTVNEAIDRVFGVRQYEKVYYTYTNEGNGLTMNIFVKKAKKGAFKLALHYDTEQSVGIIVNYTYRNILANRSRFLATIDISERFKARLAYQLFLGSGDHWWIDLEAKMIHLKSNDLTFRTLGYDDEDYTTKFPNHIYRNITGKVALNYNINPNAFISLGTEFSTERMYTLLDKIDQARADIFSKKLYNHSNFNAFLKFEQNNLNKRYFFTKGNHLQVSTRLYFGDQYKLYDLQVVQPQLYPILNPNNPGYFVPKNLVSFTLNENFAYPITRRLAAKVNLFLGTSFGSYKEDTIPYFFLNQKYNLGGSEYNYDLLNPEFNGLRQKELPMNSVAKAGVSLQYRIMKRLYITPSFSYGKVSEEFSPFNDSFEMFGYGVNLGYESLIGPINLNISRNNQLDFSRIYFSIGFKF; from the coding sequence ATGAAAAAATTCCTGCTTTTGGGAACTGTCATTTTTTCTCTTTTTCTTAAATCCCAACAGATTAACGACTCTCTGAATATCAGATTACAAAATGTAACGAAGGATACCAAATTTGGTTTGGCTCTGAGTGGAGGGGGTGCCAAAGGGTTTGCTCACATTGGAATTTTGAAAATGATCGATTCCTTAGGAATTAAGGTAGATTATATTACCGGAACCAGTATGGGGGGGATTTTGGGAGGTTTGTATGCAATGGGATATAATGCCGACGAATTGAAGAAAACTATTTATAAAGTAGACTGGAACAGGATTCTGAGCAATAAAATCCCCTACAGCAAGGTGAATATCAGTGAGAAGGATGAGTATGATAAATATATTCTTGAATTTCCGGTCGTAAAAGGAGTTCCAACGCTTCCCAGCTCCTACATTGAAGGGCAGTATATGGGGGAGGTCTTGAATACACTAACCTTTAACGCAAAACATATCAATGATTTCAGTAAATTGAGGATTCCTGTAGAGCTTACTTCTTCAGATATTGAAAACGGAGGGCTGATTATGCAGAAGAAGGGATCTCTTCCCTTGGCTATTCGTTCTACTTTGGCTATTCCTGCAGCTTTTGCTCCGGTGTATATTGATGGAAAGTTATTAGTTGATGGCGGGTTAGACCGAAACTATCCGGCTAATGAAGTTCGTCAGATGGGAGCAGATTTTGTTATCGGTGGCTATACCGGATTCAGGCTTTTTACCAAAAAAGAGATTGAAAATCCTATGAAAATGATCTACCAGACGCATGCTATCCGTTCTGTAGAGGATTTTAAGCATCAGAAGGCTTTATCCAACATTCTGGTTGACTTTGTAGACCCTTTGGGGGATATTACCACAAAAGACTTTGCAAGGTTCAGAAGGATCATTAAAATAGGAGAAGTAGAAGCCAGGAAGCATCTCCCTGAATTTGTTGCATTGGCAGAAGCTCAGAAAAGATTAGGGATCAAGTATGAACATGAAAAAATTGAGGAAGTAAAGCTTCCTACCACAAAATTTACCTTTAACGAGGAAAACGGAACTCCACTTAGCGATGAAGTAGAAATTGCTGTGATTAAAAAGGAACTTGGGCTGACGGAAGGGAAGTATTATGATGTGAAAACCGTCAATGAAGCAATAGACAGAGTGTTTGGAGTGCGTCAATATGAAAAAGTTTATTACACTTATACCAATGAGGGCAATGGACTTACAATGAATATTTTCGTTAAAAAAGCTAAGAAAGGAGCTTTTAAGTTGGCTCTTCATTATGATACAGAGCAGTCGGTGGGGATTATTGTAAATTATACGTACCGGAATATCCTGGCAAACAGATCAAGGTTCCTGGCTACTATCGATATTTCAGAGCGTTTTAAGGCAAGGCTGGCTTACCAGCTTTTTTTAGGAAGCGGCGACCATTGGTGGATTGATCTTGAGGCTAAAATGATACATCTTAAAAGTAATGATTTAACATTTAGAACATTGGGATATGATGATGAAGATTATACCACGAAATTTCCTAACCATATTTATAGAAATATCACAGGAAAAGTGGCTTTAAATTATAATATCAACCCCAATGCTTTTATTTCTTTAGGAACAGAATTCAGCACGGAAAGAATGTATACTTTGCTGGATAAAATAGATCAGGCAAGGGCAGATATTTTTAGCAAAAAGCTCTATAATCACAGTAATTTTAACGCATTTCTGAAGTTTGAGCAGAATAATCTGAATAAGAGGTACTTTTTTACCAAAGGGAATCATCTTCAGGTAAGTACAAGACTCTATTTTGGAGATCAATATAAGTTGTATGACCTGCAAGTAGTGCAGCCTCAGTTATATCCTATCTTAAATCCTAACAACCCTGGTTATTTTGTACCTAAGAATCTGGTGTCGTTTACGCTGAATGAAAATTTTGCTTATCCTATTACAAGAAGGCTGGCAGCAAAGGTGAATCTTTTTCTGGGAACTAGTTTTGGTTCCTACAAAGAAGATACAATCCCTTACTTTTTTCTGAACCAGAAATATAATTTAGGAGGAAGTGAGTACAACTATGATTTGTTAAACCCAGAATTTAACGGACTTCGCCAGAAAGAGCTTCCTATGAACTCTGTTGCCAAAGCTGGAGTGTCGCTTCAGTATAGAATTATGAAGAGATTATACATAACCCCTTCATTCAGTTATGGAAAAGTGAGTGAAGAGTTTTCTCCTTTTAATGACAGTTTTGAAATGTTCGGATACGGAGTCAACCTTGGCTATGAATCTCTTATAGGTCCTATTAATCTTAATATTTCCAGAAATAACCAACTTGATTTTTCAAGGATCTATTTCAGTATTGGGTTTAAGTTTTAA
- a CDS encoding DUF4876 domain-containing protein, with protein MLKQLFRTLLLLCAVLSLAACSSDSDAPETQAQTTLNLQLKVVPENIQVKEYKTLTVSFKELNTGFTATEVLKNTNSLKKVLPTGTYNITVEGSIIYTDNSVATEAKVGGVQTGVVINGTEQTKILDISMKAGSSDLILEEVFFTGTKTPQGAMYFGDQYFKITNNTDKTLYADGMLLIQSAFMTNEKQEYSPNIMGTTFSAGAIIRIPGNGTTYPVLPGASIIIAEDAINHKEFNPSSINLSHANFQIFKEDSDDIDNPAVPKMVNVFEKMVIHTQGYYAYALARMPQGMTNESLISQNSYTYTYNLTFGGDVYPMDGTAVKIPNEWITDAVNLSVQDSFLWLVTSPSLDMGWTSVTSFDGDKNRFGKAVRRKVIGKNAEGKDILKDTNNSTADFEHGVKPSLFN; from the coding sequence ATGTTAAAACAATTATTTAGAACACTATTACTATTGTGTGCTGTATTAAGTCTTGCGGCATGTTCGTCAGATTCCGATGCCCCGGAAACCCAGGCACAAACCACGTTAAATCTTCAGCTGAAAGTAGTTCCGGAAAACATTCAGGTCAAAGAATATAAAACTCTTACGGTAAGCTTTAAGGAATTGAATACCGGTTTTACAGCTACTGAGGTGCTTAAAAACACCAATTCTCTGAAAAAGGTTCTTCCAACGGGAACTTATAATATCACTGTGGAAGGAAGCATTATCTATACTGATAATTCGGTGGCCACAGAAGCAAAAGTAGGTGGAGTTCAGACCGGAGTTGTCATCAATGGCACTGAACAGACCAAAATTCTTGACATTTCAATGAAAGCCGGAAGCAGCGACCTTATCCTTGAAGAAGTATTCTTTACGGGAACTAAAACTCCACAAGGAGCCATGTATTTTGGTGACCAATATTTTAAAATAACCAATAATACAGACAAAACATTATATGCTGACGGGATGCTGCTGATACAATCTGCATTTATGACGAATGAAAAGCAGGAATACAGTCCTAATATCATGGGAACTACATTCTCTGCCGGAGCCATTATCAGAATTCCAGGAAATGGAACAACGTATCCGGTATTACCTGGAGCCTCTATTATCATTGCAGAAGATGCCATTAATCATAAAGAATTCAATCCGTCATCTATCAATTTATCTCACGCTAATTTCCAGATCTTCAAGGAAGATTCTGATGATATTGATAATCCTGCAGTCCCTAAAATGGTGAATGTATTTGAAAAAATGGTAATCCACACGCAGGGATATTATGCTTACGCTTTAGCACGTATGCCACAGGGAATGACCAATGAGTCATTAATCAGCCAGAACTCGTACACTTATACTTACAATCTTACTTTCGGAGGAGATGTTTATCCTATGGACGGAACAGCTGTTAAAATTCCGAACGAATGGATCACAGATGCAGTGAACTTAAGTGTACAGGATTCTTTCCTATGGTTGGTTACTTCTCCTTCTTTAGACATGGGATGGACCTCAGTAACATCTTTTGATGGTGATAAAAACCGTTTTGGAAAAGCAGTCCGCAGAAAAGTTATAGGAAAAAATGCCGAAGGTAAAGATATCTTAAAAGATACCAATAACTCCACCGCAGATTTTGAACATGGTGTAAAACCTTCATTATTCAACTAA
- a CDS encoding cytochrome-c peroxidase, with protein sequence MKFSDIKLILLIGTIALFCMQHTLRTYTTDYGEVAAQYKKPIQYWPKPSIDGDVDWKEFEAIEWDSNYYETQELPEVMLGKKLFFDPKLSASGQVSCSSCHNPELGWSDGQEVALGNDHLLGKRNTQSLYNIADRTSYFWDGRAKTLEEQLVGPISAHNEMNMKPEKLAGKLSKYKEYKQRFKDVYHTDKITFNQIANALATFQRTLRSQPSKLDKFIKGDHKAMSDKEIYGMHLFRTKARCMNCHYGKYLTDESFHNIGLTYYQREYEDLGLYHITNNPNDVGKFKTPSLRDLNYTAPWMHNGLMDDLHGVVNLYNSGMQMINPSPEEKKADPKFPVTDQRMKALQLNNEEIDAIVAFLKSMSGSYYKMPRPEIPRQ encoded by the coding sequence ATGAAATTTTCAGATATTAAATTAATACTGCTGATAGGCACAATTGCCCTATTTTGTATGCAGCATACTTTACGAACCTACACTACAGATTATGGAGAAGTGGCAGCACAATACAAGAAACCTATACAGTATTGGCCTAAACCTTCCATAGATGGAGATGTCGACTGGAAAGAATTTGAAGCAATAGAATGGGATTCCAATTATTATGAAACCCAGGAGCTTCCTGAGGTAATGCTGGGGAAAAAACTGTTCTTTGACCCGAAATTATCCGCATCAGGTCAGGTTTCATGCAGCAGCTGCCATAATCCTGAATTAGGTTGGAGTGACGGGCAGGAAGTGGCATTAGGAAACGACCATCTGTTGGGAAAAAGAAATACACAGTCCCTTTATAATATTGCAGACAGAACTTCTTATTTCTGGGATGGAAGAGCTAAAACGCTGGAAGAACAGCTTGTAGGTCCCATCTCTGCTCACAACGAAATGAATATGAAACCGGAAAAACTGGCCGGGAAACTTTCAAAATATAAGGAATACAAGCAACGTTTCAAGGATGTGTATCATACAGATAAGATTACGTTTAACCAAATTGCCAATGCCCTGGCTACCTTTCAGCGTACTCTCAGAAGCCAGCCGAGTAAACTGGATAAATTCATTAAAGGAGATCACAAAGCCATGAGTGATAAGGAAATCTATGGGATGCACCTGTTTCGTACTAAGGCAAGATGTATGAATTGTCATTACGGTAAATATCTGACTGATGAATCATTTCACAACATAGGACTCACCTATTACCAACGTGAATATGAAGACCTTGGGCTTTATCATATTACCAACAATCCCAATGATGTAGGCAAGTTTAAAACTCCTTCTTTAAGAGATTTGAATTACACTGCTCCTTGGATGCACAACGGATTAATGGATGATCTGCATGGAGTTGTTAATTTATACAATAGCGGAATGCAAATGATTAACCCCAGTCCTGAAGAAAAGAAAGCTGATCCTAAATTTCCGGTCACCGATCAAAGGATGAAGGCATTACAGCTCAATAATGAGGAAATAGATGCCATTGTGGCTTTTCTGAAAAGCATGTCAGGAAGTTATTATAAAATGCCGAGACCTGAAATTCCAAGACAATAA
- a CDS encoding DUF6850 family outer membrane beta-barrel protein: protein MKHFQSILILPVLFLGSEIYGQDNDTIMKKIREEYSYERILKNDINTNPANRLGSRKYQITVFNIFTQNNDTPNEIQQKGKGKNLWGAEARTHQILDPKTVVWGNASYSQGKNKQLVWNENADYDIIYPYVAADSVGGDMKFENYAFSGGYSKKINSFTLGITGSYSASLSYRDIDPRPKNTSATFSLALGANKMMFEKFKIGAYVEAEKYTQKHYLSFVSNQGFPMIYNMNGLGNYNELLSGKLRQAYYEGWTYGGGLQVFEAENRSWYLTAGIKKLNLDKLLTEYADLNASKIDEQQFNFSLGKFFETDRISWGISVIGNHINRKGTENLFLNDNSRNYIQIGSAEKYTHQITNLVLKGLITMEHPEAKSSLIPFFGWIQEKEKYNTPLSIIDLNKLVYGADFQWLKTFTDKLALSISTGISVTDVYKKNSVFNISGKPAIQQMLQENYKYQSSDIWQAKLDLNFHFNAPVIKNAYVGGKMMYSNFQNGNNMLFAATIGGIF from the coding sequence ATGAAACATTTTCAATCCATACTTATCCTGCCTGTTCTTTTTCTTGGCTCTGAAATATATGGTCAGGACAATGATACGATCATGAAGAAGATTCGTGAGGAGTATAGCTATGAAAGGATACTCAAAAACGACATCAATACCAACCCGGCCAATAGGTTGGGTTCAAGGAAGTATCAGATTACAGTTTTTAATATATTCACCCAAAACAATGATACTCCCAATGAAATCCAGCAAAAGGGCAAAGGAAAAAATCTCTGGGGGGCAGAAGCACGTACCCACCAGATATTGGATCCGAAAACTGTGGTTTGGGGGAATGCTTCTTACTCACAAGGAAAAAACAAGCAGCTAGTATGGAATGAAAATGCTGATTATGACATCATCTACCCCTACGTAGCAGCAGACAGTGTGGGGGGCGACATGAAGTTTGAAAATTATGCATTTTCAGGGGGATATTCTAAGAAAATCAATTCATTTACCCTGGGGATTACGGGAAGTTACAGCGCTAGTTTGAGCTATCGTGATATTGATCCGAGACCTAAGAATACTTCTGCTACCTTTTCATTGGCTCTGGGAGCTAATAAAATGATGTTTGAGAAGTTTAAGATCGGGGCTTATGTAGAAGCTGAAAAATATACCCAAAAGCATTATCTGAGTTTTGTAAGCAATCAGGGGTTTCCAATGATCTACAATATGAACGGTCTGGGAAACTATAATGAATTGCTTTCAGGAAAACTTCGTCAGGCGTATTATGAGGGATGGACTTATGGTGGTGGTTTACAGGTTTTTGAAGCAGAAAACAGATCATGGTATCTTACTGCGGGAATCAAGAAACTGAATCTTGATAAGCTTCTGACCGAATATGCAGATCTTAATGCCTCCAAAATTGATGAACAACAATTTAATTTTTCGTTAGGAAAGTTTTTTGAAACAGACAGAATCTCCTGGGGAATTTCTGTTATCGGAAACCATATCAACAGAAAAGGAACTGAGAACTTATTTCTTAATGACAATTCAAGGAATTATATACAAATTGGTTCCGCAGAAAAATACACTCATCAAATAACCAATCTGGTATTGAAAGGGCTCATTACAATGGAACATCCAGAGGCAAAATCGTCCCTGATTCCTTTCTTCGGATGGATTCAGGAAAAAGAAAAATATAATACTCCTCTTTCTATCATTGATTTAAATAAACTGGTCTACGGCGCAGATTTTCAATGGCTAAAAACATTCACAGATAAACTTGCACTTTCTATTTCTACGGGAATTTCTGTAACGGATGTCTATAAAAAAAATTCGGTCTTCAATATTTCCGGAAAACCTGCTATTCAGCAAATGCTACAGGAAAATTACAAATATCAGTCTTCTGACATCTGGCAGGCCAAACTTGATCTTAATTTTCATTTCAACGCTCCGGTTATTAAGAATGCTTATGTAGGGGGTAAAATGATGTACAGTAATTTCCAAAATGGTAATAATATGCTTTTTGCAGCCACCATAGGAGGTATTTTTTAA